One genomic window of Campylobacter fetus subsp. fetus includes the following:
- the rpoB gene encoding DNA-directed RNA polymerase subunit beta, with protein sequence MLNSLYSGNRLRVDFSNVAKEIDVPNLLQLQKKSFDHFLNLDNSQTESGIEKVFKSIFPIHDPQNRLTLEYVSSEISKPRYTVRECMERGLTYCVNLKIKIRLIVHDRDEKTSEKVGVKDIKEQEIFVREIPLMTDRISFIINGVERVVVNQLHRSPGVIFKEEESPTVVNKLIYTAQIIPDRGSWLYFEYDTKDVLYVRINKRRKVPITILFRALGYKKQDIVKLFYPIQTLNIKNNKFLTMFNPDDFSGRVDYDIKDEDGNILHQAGKRLTKKKADKLIEDGLKFVEYPIEVLVNRYLASPVIDKESGEVIYDTLTQLDENKLAKIVAEQNSIEIANDLASGVDDAIINSFLQDYETLKLLKQTEGLEDENDLAAIRIYKVMRPGEPVVKEAARTFVNDLFFNPERYDLTKVGRMKMNHKLGLSVPEYVTVLTNEDIIKTAKYLIKVKNGQGYIDDRDHLGNRRIRSIGELLANELHLGFVKMQKAIRDKFTSLSNNVDELMPYDLVNPKMITTTIMEFFTGGQLSQFMDQTNPLSEVTHKRRLSALGEGGLVKERAGFEVRDVHPTHYGRICPVETPEGQNIGLINTLSTYAKVNDLGFVESPYRRVIDGKVTNEIVYLTATQEEGHIIAPASTVLDANDIIKEDLIEVRRDGEMLLAKREDVTLIDLCSGMVMGVAASLIPFLEHDDANRALMGSNMQRQAVPLLRSTAPIVGTGMEAIVARDAWEAIKAKRGGVIEKVDNRNIFILGEDENGPYIDQYTMEKNLRTNQNTTFSQHPIVKKGDMVKSGQIIADGSSMEKGELAIGKNALIAFMPWNGYNYEDAIVMSERMIRADAFTSVHIYEKEIEARELKDGVEEITRDIPNMKEEDLMHLDESGIVKIGTHIKPGMILVGKVSPKGEVKPTPEERLLRAIFGEKAGHVVNKSLYAGASLEGVVIDVKIFTKKGYEKDARSFKAYEDEKNILEKEHHDRLLMLDREEMLRVTALLSKNPLESELEIGKNSYKKGDKIKRSDLDNVNRFTLNTYVKCFSKEIQKTYEDMKAYFQNEKKKLKDEHDAKLEILEKDDILPSGVVKLVKVYLATKRKLKVGDKMAGRHGNKGIVSNIVPDVDMPYLPNGRTVDIVLNPLGVPSRMNIGQILESHLGLVGMKLGEQIEEIFENKKAEWIKELRAKMTEIADVSRLMDAKAILSKIDDDKLIDYARDWASGVRFATPIFEGVKADEFKKLFEMAKIDMDGKTELYDGRTGSKMAERVNVGCMYMLKLHHLVDEKVHARSTGPYSLVTQQPVGGKALSGGQRFGEMEVWALEAYGAAHTLREMLTVKSDDVEGRLAAYKALTRGENVPSTGIPETFFVLTNELKSLALDVEIYDEEENNE encoded by the coding sequence ATGCTAAATAGCCTATATTCTGGAAATCGTCTCAGAGTTGATTTTTCAAATGTTGCAAAAGAGATTGATGTTCCAAATTTATTACAATTGCAAAAAAAGAGTTTTGATCATTTTTTAAATCTTGATAATTCACAAACCGAAAGCGGAATTGAAAAAGTATTTAAGTCGATATTCCCAATACATGATCCTCAAAATAGACTTACATTAGAGTATGTCAGCAGCGAAATAAGTAAGCCAAGATATACAGTTAGAGAGTGTATGGAAAGAGGACTTACGTATTGCGTAAATTTAAAAATTAAAATTAGACTGATTGTGCATGACAGAGATGAAAAAACAAGTGAAAAAGTCGGTGTCAAAGATATAAAAGAACAAGAAATTTTTGTACGTGAAATTCCTCTTATGACTGATAGAATTTCATTTATAATAAACGGCGTAGAAAGAGTCGTAGTAAATCAGCTTCATAGAAGCCCAGGTGTTATATTTAAAGAAGAAGAGAGTCCAACTGTAGTAAATAAACTAATATATACAGCACAAATTATACCAGATCGCGGTAGCTGGCTCTATTTCGAATATGACACAAAAGATGTTTTATATGTGCGTATAAATAAAAGAAGAAAAGTTCCTATAACGATTCTTTTTAGAGCGCTTGGATATAAAAAACAAGATATAGTAAAGTTATTTTACCCTATCCAAACATTAAATATAAAAAATAATAAATTTTTAACCATGTTTAATCCGGATGATTTTTCTGGAAGAGTTGATTATGATATAAAAGATGAAGATGGAAATATTTTACATCAAGCAGGAAAGAGACTTACAAAGAAAAAAGCAGATAAGCTTATTGAAGATGGACTCAAATTTGTAGAGTACCCGATAGAAGTTTTGGTAAATAGATATTTGGCTAGTCCAGTTATCGATAAAGAGAGCGGCGAAGTTATTTATGATACTTTAACTCAGCTAGATGAAAATAAATTAGCAAAAATAGTAGCTGAACAAAATAGTATAGAAATAGCAAATGATCTTGCAAGCGGTGTTGATGATGCTATTATTAACTCATTTTTACAAGATTATGAAACGCTAAAATTACTTAAGCAAACTGAAGGCTTAGAAGATGAAAATGACCTGGCTGCTATTAGAATTTATAAAGTTATGCGCCCAGGAGAGCCTGTAGTTAAAGAAGCTGCAAGAACGTTTGTAAATGATCTATTTTTTAACCCAGAAAGATATGATCTTACAAAAGTAGGTCGTATGAAAATGAATCATAAATTAGGTCTTAGCGTTCCTGAGTATGTTACTGTACTTACAAATGAAGATATTATAAAAACTGCTAAATATCTGATAAAAGTAAAAAACGGACAAGGTTATATAGATGATAGAGATCACTTAGGTAACCGTCGTATCAGATCAATAGGCGAGCTTTTAGCAAATGAGCTTCATTTGGGATTTGTGAAAATGCAAAAAGCTATTAGAGATAAATTTACAAGTCTTAGTAATAACGTAGATGAGCTTATGCCTTATGATCTAGTAAATCCTAAAATGATAACTACGACTATTATGGAATTTTTTACAGGCGGTCAGCTCAGCCAATTTATGGATCAAACAAATCCTCTTAGCGAAGTTACGCATAAACGTCGTTTGTCGGCTCTTGGCGAAGGCGGTTTAGTAAAAGAGCGTGCGGGATTTGAAGTACGTGACGTGCATCCGACTCATTATGGTAGAATTTGCCCTGTTGAGACTCCAGAAGGTCAAAATATCGGTCTTATCAACACTCTTTCTACATATGCAAAAGTAAATGATCTAGGATTTGTTGAATCACCTTATAGAAGAGTAATAGACGGTAAAGTCACAAATGAGATTGTTTATTTAACAGCTACTCAAGAAGAGGGTCATATTATAGCTCCAGCTTCAACTGTATTAGATGCAAACGATATTATAAAAGAAGATCTTATAGAAGTAAGGCGAGATGGAGAAATGCTTCTTGCAAAAAGAGAAGACGTAACATTGATAGATCTTTGTAGTGGTATGGTTATGGGCGTTGCCGCTTCTTTGATACCGTTTTTAGAGCATGATGATGCAAACCGTGCACTTATGGGTTCAAACATGCAGCGTCAAGCAGTTCCTCTTCTTAGATCTACAGCACCTATAGTAGGAACCGGTATGGAAGCTATAGTTGCAAGAGACGCGTGGGAGGCTATAAAAGCTAAACGTGGTGGCGTTATAGAAAAAGTTGATAATAGAAACATATTTATTCTTGGTGAAGATGAAAACGGTCCATATATTGATCAATATACTATGGAAAAAAATTTAAGAACTAACCAAAATACAACTTTTAGCCAACATCCTATAGTTAAAAAAGGCGATATGGTAAAATCAGGACAGATAATAGCTGATGGCTCGAGTATGGAAAAGGGCGAGTTAGCCATAGGTAAAAATGCTCTTATAGCATTTATGCCTTGGAATGGTTATAATTATGAAGATGCTATTGTTATGAGTGAGAGAATGATACGCGCAGACGCATTTACTAGCGTTCATATATATGAAAAAGAGATAGAAGCAAGAGAGCTAAAAGACGGTGTAGAAGAGATAACTAGAGATATTCCAAATATGAAAGAAGAAGATCTTATGCACCTAGATGAGAGCGGTATAGTAAAAATAGGCACTCATATCAAACCAGGAATGATTTTGGTGGGTAAAGTTTCACCAAAAGGAGAGGTAAAGCCGACTCCCGAAGAGAGACTTCTTAGAGCAATATTTGGTGAAAAAGCAGGTCACGTTGTAAATAAATCTTTGTATGCCGGAGCTAGTCTTGAAGGTGTGGTTATAGATGTTAAGATATTTACAAAAAAAGGCTATGAAAAAGACGCTAGATCATTTAAAGCATATGAGGATGAAAAGAATATTTTAGAAAAAGAACATCATGACAGACTTTTAATGCTTGATCGTGAAGAGATGTTAAGAGTTACTGCTTTATTATCTAAAAATCCTCTTGAGAGTGAGCTAGAGATCGGTAAAAATAGCTATAAAAAAGGTGATAAGATAAAAAGATCAGATCTTGATAATGTAAATAGATTTACTCTTAACACCTATGTAAAGTGCTTTTCAAAAGAAATTCAAAAAACATATGAAGATATGAAAGCTTATTTTCAAAATGAGAAGAAGAAATTAAAAGACGAGCATGACGCTAAACTTGAAATTTTAGAAAAAGATGATATATTGCCAAGCGGCGTAGTTAAGTTAGTTAAAGTATATTTAGCTACAAAAAGAAAATTAAAAGTAGGCGATAAGATGGCAGGACGTCATGGAAATAAAGGTATTGTATCAAATATAGTTCCGGATGTTGATATGCCGTATCTTCCAAATGGACGTACGGTAGATATAGTTTTAAATCCATTAGGCGTTCCAAGTCGTATGAATATAGGTCAAATTTTAGAAAGCCACCTAGGTTTAGTTGGTATGAAATTAGGAGAGCAGATTGAAGAAATCTTTGAAAATAAAAAAGCCGAATGGATAAAAGAGCTAAGAGCAAAAATGACTGAGATAGCAGATGTATCTCGTCTTATGGATGCTAAAGCTATTTTAAGCAAAATTGATGATGATAAGCTCATAGATTATGCTAGGGACTGGGCTAGCGGGGTTAGATTTGCTACTCCTATTTTTGAAGGTGTTAAAGCTGATGAATTTAAAAAGTTATTTGAGATGGCAAAAATAGATATGGATGGTAAAACCGAACTTTATGACGGACGTACCGGATCAAAGATGGCTGAGCGTGTTAATGTTGGATGTATGTATATGTTAAAACTTCACCACTTAGTTGATGAAAAAGTTCATGCAAGAAGTACCGGACCATACTCTTTAGTAACACAACAACCAGTTGGTGGTAAAGCTCTAAGCGGTGGTCAAAGATTTGGAGAAATGGAAGTTTGGGCACTTGAGGCTTATGGCGCGGCTCATACTTTAAGAGAAATGCTGACTGTAAAATCTGATGACGTAGAGGGTCGTTTAGCTGCTTATAAAGCACTTACTAGAGGAGAAAATGTACCAAGTACTGGTATTCCAGAAACGTTTTTTGTTTTAACAAATGAGCTAAAATCTCTAGCACTTGATGTTGAGATCTATGATGAGGAAGAGAATAATGAGTGA
- the rplL gene encoding 50S ribosomal protein L7/L12 gives MAITKEDVLEFISNLSVLELSELVKEFEEKFGVSAAPVMVAGAAGGAAVEAAEEKTEFNIVLVDAGDKKINVIKVVRALTGLGLKEAKDAVEGTPSVLKEGVSKDEAEAAKKELEEAGAKVELK, from the coding sequence ATGGCAATAACTAAAGAAGATGTATTAGAATTTATTTCTAATCTTTCTGTATTAGAACTAAGTGAATTGGTAAAAGAATTTGAAGAAAAATTCGGCGTAAGCGCTGCTCCTGTTATGGTAGCTGGCGCAGCTGGTGGAGCTGCTGTTGAAGCTGCTGAAGAGAAAACTGAGTTTAATATCGTTCTAGTTGATGCTGGCGATAAAAAAATCAACGTTATCAAAGTTGTTCGCGCTCTTACAGGTCTTGGTCTTAAAGAGGCTAAAGACGCTGTTGAAGGAACTCCATCAGTTCTTAAAGAGGGTGTTAGCAAAGATGAGGCAGAGGCAGCTAAAAAAGAGCTTGAAGAAGCTGGCGCTAAAGTCGAACTTAAATAA
- the rplJ gene encoding 50S ribosomal protein L10: MTRNEKAEIISNLEAEFKTSDAIVVCDYKGLSVKKLEALRNSARELNVKVQVVKNTLANIALNNCGKSGMELKDTNIFVWGEDQLAVTKVVAKFEESNNELFKIKTAHIDGEVASVSKVVALSKMPSRDELIAMLLQVWNAPIQNFTIGLNALREKKEQTA, from the coding sequence GTGACTAGAAATGAAAAAGCCGAGATTATTTCAAACCTTGAAGCTGAATTTAAAACAAGCGATGCTATTGTTGTTTGCGATTATAAAGGTCTTAGCGTTAAGAAACTTGAAGCATTAAGAAATAGCGCTAGAGAGTTAAACGTTAAGGTTCAAGTAGTTAAAAATACTCTTGCAAATATTGCTTTAAATAATTGCGGAAAATCTGGTATGGAGCTTAAAGATACAAATATTTTTGTATGGGGCGAAGATCAATTAGCGGTTACAAAAGTAGTAGCTAAATTTGAAGAGTCAAATAACGAACTATTCAAGATTAAAACAGCTCACATTGATGGTGAAGTTGCTTCTGTTAGCAAAGTTGTCGCTCTTTCTAAAATGCCGTCTCGTGATGAGCTTATTGCAATGCTTTTGCAAGTTTGGAATGCACCGATACAAAACTTTACTATCGGCTTAAATGCGCTTAGAGAGAAAAAAGAGCAAACAGCTTAA
- the rplA gene encoding 50S ribosomal protein L1 yields MSKKVTKRFSELLKKVDSDKIYTLDEAVSTVKTLASAKFDETVEIALKLNVDPRHADQMVRGSVVLPAGTGKTVRVAVIAKDAKADEAKAAGADIVGAEDFVDEIAKGVINFDVLIATPNLMGLVGKIGRLLGPKGLMPNPKTGTVTMDVAQAIKNAKGGQVNFRVDKQGNIHAGLGKVSFSKDQLNDNISAFIKMINKHKPAASKGRYIKSAALSLTMSPSITLEPQELMDLK; encoded by the coding sequence ATGTCAAAAAAAGTTACTAAAAGATTTTCAGAGTTACTTAAAAAAGTAGATTCTGATAAAATATATACTCTTGATGAAGCAGTAAGTACAGTTAAAACTTTGGCTTCTGCTAAATTTGATGAAACAGTCGAAATAGCTCTTAAACTCAATGTTGATCCAAGACATGCAGATCAGATGGTTAGAGGCTCAGTTGTGCTTCCGGCTGGTACTGGTAAAACTGTAAGAGTAGCAGTTATAGCTAAAGATGCTAAAGCGGATGAGGCAAAGGCTGCTGGGGCCGATATAGTCGGTGCTGAAGATTTTGTAGATGAGATAGCAAAAGGCGTTATAAATTTTGATGTTCTTATAGCTACACCAAATTTAATGGGATTAGTAGGCAAAATAGGTCGTTTGCTTGGACCAAAAGGTCTTATGCCAAATCCAAAAACCGGTACAGTTACAATGGATGTTGCTCAAGCTATAAAAAATGCAAAAGGCGGACAAGTAAATTTCCGTGTTGATAAACAAGGAAATATACATGCTGGACTTGGCAAGGTAAGCTTTAGCAAAGATCAGCTAAATGACAATATATCAGCTTTTATTAAGATGATAAATAAACATAAACCAGCAGCTTCAAAAGGTAGATATATCAAATCTGCTGCGTTGTCATTAACAATGAGTCCATCAATAACTCTTGAGCCACAAGAGCTTATGGATCTTAAATAA
- the rplK gene encoding 50S ribosomal protein L11, giving the protein MAKKVVGEIKLQIAATKANPSPPVGPALGQQGVNIMEFCKAFNERTKDMAGYNIPVVITVYADKSFTFITKQPPATDLIKKAAGITKGADNPLKNKVGQLTKAQILEIVDKKIVDMNTKDKEQAAKIISGSARSMGITVVD; this is encoded by the coding sequence ATGGCTAAAAAAGTTGTAGGCGAAATCAAATTACAAATTGCAGCTACAAAAGCAAATCCAAGCCCACCAGTTGGTCCAGCTCTTGGTCAACAAGGTGTAAATATAATGGAGTTTTGTAAAGCATTTAATGAGAGAACAAAAGATATGGCTGGATATAATATTCCAGTTGTTATTACAGTTTATGCGGATAAGAGCTTTACTTTTATCACAAAACAGCCGCCGGCTACAGATCTTATTAAAAAAGCTGCTGGTATCACAAAAGGTGCGGACAATCCGCTTAAAAACAAAGTTGGTCAATTAACAAAAGCTCAAATTCTTGAGATTGTTGATAAAAAAATTGTAGATATGAATACAAAAGATAAAGAGCAAGCAGCTAAGATAATTTCTGGTTCGGCTCGTTCTATGGGAATTACTGTAGTTGATTGA
- the nusG gene encoding transcription termination/antitermination protein NusG produces the protein MAHKWYAIQTYAGSEMSVKRAIENLVVDHGIEEQLLEVVVPTEDVIEIKNGKQKINERSLYPGYAFAHLDLDTALWHKIQSLPKVGRFIGESKKPTPLSDKDINLILEKVNKRAAPKPKISFETGEVVRVTEGPFANFNGTVEEYDMVHGKLRLNVSIFGRSTPVEILYSQVEKIV, from the coding sequence ATGGCACATAAATGGTATGCTATTCAAACCTATGCTGGTAGTGAGATGAGTGTCAAAAGAGCGATTGAAAATTTAGTCGTTGATCATGGTATAGAAGAGCAACTTTTAGAAGTTGTTGTTCCTACTGAAGATGTGATCGAGATAAAAAATGGAAAACAGAAGATCAATGAAAGAAGTCTTTATCCTGGATATGCTTTTGCACATTTAGATCTAGACACAGCACTTTGGCATAAAATTCAATCTCTTCCTAAAGTCGGTCGCTTTATAGGTGAGTCTAAGAAACCAACGCCTTTAAGCGATAAAGATATCAATTTGATATTAGAAAAAGTTAATAAAAGAGCAGCTCCGAAACCTAAAATTTCATTTGAAACAGGTGAGGTTGTTCGTGTTACCGAAGGTCCGTTTGCTAACTTTAATGGAACGGTTGAAGAGTATGATATGGTTCATGGTAAGCTTCGTTTAAATGTTTCGATATTTGGTAGAAGCACTCCAGTTGAGATTTTATATTCACAAGTTGAAAAGATAGTATAA
- the secE gene encoding preprotein translocase subunit SecE, which produces MEKFISYFKLSRAEIGKVIFPTKEQIRNAFITVFAVVAIVSLFLALVDLIMSFTVSKLA; this is translated from the coding sequence ATGGAAAAATTTATAAGTTATTTTAAATTATCACGAGCAGAAATTGGCAAGGTTATTTTTCCTACCAAAGAACAGATTAGAAATGCGTTTATAACAGTTTTTGCTGTTGTAGCTATAGTTTCTCTATTTTTGGCTTTGGTTGATTTAATAATGTCATTTACTGTATCAAAACTTGCATAA
- the rpmG gene encoding 50S ribosomal protein L33: MASANRVKIGLKCAECNDINYTTTKNSKTTTEKLELKKYCPRLKKHTVHKEVKLK, from the coding sequence ATGGCAAGTGCAAATAGAGTTAAAATAGGTTTGAAGTGTGCTGAATGTAATGATATAAATTACACAACAACTAAAAACAGTAAAACAACAACTGAAAAGTTGGAACTTAAAAAATATTGCCCAAGATTAAAAAAACATACAGTCCATAAAGAAGTTAAGCTTAAATAA
- the tuf gene encoding elongation factor Tu encodes MAKEKFSRNKPHVNIGTIGHVDHGKTTLTAAISAVLSRRGLAELKDYDNIDNAPEEKERGITIATSHIEYETENRHYAHVDCPGHADYVKNMITGAAQMDGAILVVSAADGPMPQTREHILLSRQVGVPYIVVFMNKADMVDDAELLELVEMEIRELLSEYDFPGDDTPIISGSALQALEEAKAGNDGEWSAKIMDLMAAVDSYIPTPVRATDKDFLMPIEDVFSISGRGTVVTGRIEKGIVKVGDTIEIVGIRDTQTTTVTGVEMFRKEMDQGEAGDNVGVLLRGTKKEDVERGMVLCKPKSITPHTKFEGEVYILTKEEGGRHTPFFNNYRPQFYVRTTDVTGSITLPEGTEMVMPGDNLKITVELINPVALEDGTRFAIREGGRTVGSGVVSKIIA; translated from the coding sequence ATGGCTAAGGAAAAATTTTCACGTAATAAGCCACACGTAAACATCGGTACTATTGGTCACGTTGACCACGGTAAAACAACTCTAACAGCTGCTATTTCTGCTGTTCTTTCAAGACGTGGTCTTGCTGAGCTTAAAGATTATGATAATATCGATAATGCTCCAGAAGAAAAAGAGAGAGGTATTACAATTGCTACTTCTCACATTGAGTATGAAACAGAAAATCGCCACTATGCGCACGTTGATTGCCCAGGACACGCCGATTATGTTAAAAATATGATTACAGGTGCTGCTCAAATGGACGGTGCCATACTAGTTGTTTCTGCAGCTGATGGCCCAATGCCACAAACTAGAGAGCACATTTTGCTATCTCGTCAAGTTGGTGTTCCATATATAGTTGTTTTTATGAACAAAGCTGATATGGTAGATGACGCAGAGTTGCTAGAATTAGTTGAAATGGAGATCAGAGAGTTATTAAGCGAATATGACTTCCCTGGTGATGATACTCCTATTATAAGCGGATCAGCACTTCAAGCTCTTGAAGAAGCTAAAGCTGGTAATGATGGCGAATGGTCAGCTAAGATTATGGATCTTATGGCTGCTGTTGATAGCTACATACCAACTCCAGTTCGTGCTACTGATAAAGATTTCTTAATGCCGATTGAAGACGTATTCTCAATTTCTGGCCGTGGTACTGTTGTTACTGGTAGAATTGAAAAAGGTATAGTTAAAGTTGGTGATACTATCGAAATCGTAGGTATTAGAGATACACAAACTACAACAGTTACCGGCGTTGAAATGTTTAGAAAAGAAATGGATCAAGGCGAGGCTGGTGATAACGTTGGTGTTCTTTTACGCGGTACAAAGAAAGAAGACGTTGAAAGAGGTATGGTTCTTTGTAAGCCAAAATCAATTACTCCTCATACTAAATTTGAGGGAGAAGTTTATATCTTGACTAAGGAAGAGGGCGGTAGACATACTCCATTCTTCAACAACTATAGACCACAATTTTATGTAAGAACAACAGATGTTACTGGATCAATCACTCTTCCAGAGGGTACTGAGATGGTTATGCCTGGTGATAACTTAAAAATCACTGTTGAGTTAATCAACCCAGTTGCTCTTGAAGATGGCACAAGATTTGCTATCCGCGAGGGTGGTAGAACTGTTGGTTCAGGTGTTGTTTCTAAGATAATAGCTTAA
- a CDS encoding superoxide dismutase family protein, with amino-acid sequence MSKISFISALLATALFGATHGEQSSPLNSFDPKSVDHIVIKMSALSANGDKSVGEVVAINTADGVAFFPRLSGLSAPGMHGFHVHTNPDCGSSDKGLGMKAGGHWDPQNTGKHSFSWDNDGHKGDLPALYVDTNGDANYPVLSTKIKNINELKGHSLMVHLGADNHSDSPKPLGGGGARLVCGVIN; translated from the coding sequence ATGAGTAAAATAAGTTTTATTAGCGCATTGCTAGCTACTGCTTTATTTGGAGCAACTCATGGCGAACAAAGTTCTCCATTAAATAGCTTTGATCCAAAATCCGTAGATCATATCGTTATCAAAATGAGTGCTCTTAGCGCAAATGGAGATAAAAGCGTAGGCGAAGTCGTAGCTATAAATACAGCAGATGGCGTTGCATTTTTTCCTAGACTTTCTGGATTATCTGCACCAGGTATGCATGGATTTCATGTTCATACAAACCCAGATTGCGGATCTAGTGATAAAGGACTTGGTATGAAAGCTGGTGGTCACTGGGATCCTCAAAATACCGGTAAACACTCATTTTCTTGGGATAATGATGGTCATAAAGGAGATCTTCCCGCCTTATATGTAGATACAAACGGAGATGCAAATTATCCGGTTTTATCAACAAAAATTAAAAATATAAATGAGCTAAAAGGACACTCTTTAATGGTTCATTTAGGTGCGGATAATCATAGTGATAGCCCAAAACCTTTAGGTGGAGGCGGTGCTAGACTTGTTTGTGGAGTTATAAATTAA
- the pyrF gene encoding orotidine-5'-phosphate decarboxylase, with product MKLCVALDLVNSDECLRVARELKGLDVWLKVGLRAYLRDGFKFINELKNVDDFKIFLDLKVHDIPNTMADACEVISQIGADMINIHASAGRVAMNSVMERLSKLNNRPLVLAVSALTSFDEESFSEIYAAHIKESVVKFSKISYECGLDGMVCSVYESLDIKNATSSNFLTLTPGIRPFGESNDDQKRVANLKTAMSNKSDFIVVGRPIYQSKNPREITEKILYNIT from the coding sequence ATGAAATTATGCGTAGCATTAGATCTTGTGAACTCTGATGAGTGTTTAAGAGTGGCAAGAGAGCTAAAAGGTCTTGACGTATGGCTTAAAGTCGGACTTAGAGCTTATTTAAGAGATGGTTTTAAATTTATAAATGAACTTAAAAATGTAGATGATTTTAAAATATTTTTAGATCTCAAAGTGCATGATATACCAAATACTATGGCTGATGCTTGTGAGGTTATCTCACAAATAGGCGCAGATATGATAAATATCCATGCAAGCGCCGGAAGAGTTGCTATGAATAGTGTTATGGAGAGATTGTCGAAATTAAATAATCGTCCTTTGGTGTTGGCGGTTTCTGCTCTAACTAGTTTTGATGAAGAGAGTTTTAGTGAGATTTATGCAGCGCATATCAAAGAAAGTGTAGTTAAATTTTCAAAAATTTCTTATGAATGCGGTCTTGATGGAATGGTATGTTCTGTTTATGAGAGCTTAGATATAAAAAATGCTACTAGTAGCAATTTTCTTACTCTTACTCCTGGAATTAGACCTTTTGGCGAGTCAAATGATGATCAAAAGAGAGTAGCAAATTTAAAAACAGCGATGAGCAACAAATCGGATTTTATAGTTGTAGGACGACCTATATATCAATCTAAAAATCCAAGAGAAATTACTGAAAAAATCCTATATAATATAACTTAA
- the nusB gene encoding transcription antitermination factor NusB yields MATRHQVRQSVVSLLYANEMGSEMEEFSNEFLEEKKIRNDQKSFTLTLYNGVLDNLNLIDEALDAHLGKWKLGEIGAVERAILRLGAYEIKFTNTQSAIVINEAILLANELGSDSSTRFINGVLDAISKVN; encoded by the coding sequence ATGGCTACTAGACATCAGGTAAGACAGAGTGTTGTAAGCTTGCTTTATGCAAATGAAATGGGCAGTGAGATGGAAGAGTTTTCAAATGAATTTTTAGAAGAAAAAAAGATACGAAATGATCAAAAAAGCTTTACGCTAACTCTTTATAACGGTGTTTTAGACAATTTAAATTTGATAGACGAAGCGTTAGACGCTCATCTTGGAAAGTGGAAACTCGGCGAAATAGGAGCTGTTGAGCGAGCTATACTTAGACTCGGAGCTTATGAAATTAAATTTACTAATACCCAAAGTGCGATAGTGATTAACGAAGCAATTTTGTTGGCAAATGAGCTTGGCTCGGATTCATCTACAAGATTTATAAATGGCGTACTTGATGCTATAAGTAAGGTGAACTAA
- the ribH gene encoding 6,7-dimethyl-8-ribityllumazine synthase has product MNIIEGNLHLNGDEKVAIINGRFNHIITDRLVEGAKDAFLRHGGKEENLDLILVPGAFEIPMALEKVLSSGKWDAVCCVGAVIRGSTPHFDYVSAETTKGIANVTLKYGKPVTFGVLTVDSIEQAIERAGSKAGNKGFEAMTSVVELLNLYKNIKA; this is encoded by the coding sequence ATGAATATAATAGAAGGAAATCTGCATTTAAACGGAGATGAAAAAGTAGCTATAATAAATGGTAGATTTAATCATATAATAACAGATAGATTAGTAGAAGGCGCAAAAGACGCTTTTTTAAGACATGGCGGAAAAGAAGAAAATTTAGATCTTATTTTGGTACCTGGTGCATTTGAAATACCTATGGCATTAGAAAAAGTTTTAAGTAGTGGGAAATGGGACGCTGTTTGCTGCGTTGGGGCCGTTATCAGAGGGAGTACGCCGCATTTCGATTATGTTAGTGCTGAGACTACGAAAGGTATAGCAAATGTTACTTTGAAATATGGTAAACCAGTTACTTTTGGAGTTCTAACTGTAGATAGTATAGAACAAGCCATTGAAAGAGCAGGTAGCAAAGCTGGAAATAAAGGTTTTGAAGCAATGACTAGTGTGGTTGAGCTTTTAAATTTATATAAAAATATAAAGGCTTAA